From Aedes albopictus strain Foshan chromosome 1, AalbF5, whole genome shotgun sequence, one genomic window encodes:
- the LOC134284840 gene encoding uncharacterized protein K02A2.6-like: MDGQQHVDPSQGNVPPGRNQHPNGHPQFHQQQQLPPQAPQGHNPGSSPPGQHTQYRQQPIYPPGMSADNVIVQILQQLQQQQAVTNQLLQQQRESAQQQQGFLQQQEALFRNAMASINVSVPPNPEAILDSLAGNIKEFQFDPENHCTFAAWFARYEDLFAKDAQRLDDDAKVRLLLRRLGTNEHYRYVSYILPSTPKDFTFDVTVQKLTALFGTTESTVKKRYSTLTITKVPTEDYVTFACRVNKMCVEFELTKMSEQQFKCLMFVCGLKGECDADVRTRLLAKIESNDDVTLEAMIEECQRLINLKNDTAMIEGPSGQVQAIQRGPQHQSKFRKRSNERRNAPRAPDEQKKVPATPCWNCGAMHFSNHCSFRNHRCTECRQFGHKEGYCSSAKRSSKPRKQRSGKFSTKTIALTVGNVQSKRRFVQVEINGVPVRLQLDTASDITIVSEQVWKQLGQPTVVPATQIAKSASGEQLDLEHEFACEVSFNGLAQQGRIFVSKRSLNLLGIDFIDKFNLWSLPMDNFCNQVSGVPVDASSLQKAYPKLFSNTLGLCNKAKIKLALKESCRPIYRPRRPVSYAMLPTVDQELDRLERLNIISPVDYSEWAAPIVVVRKANGSIRICGDYSTGLNERLQPHQYPLPLPQDIYSKLAGCTVFSTIDLSDAFLQMEVDESSRSMLTINTHRGLYQYNRLPPGVKAAPGAFQQMIDTMLAGLPGTSGYLDDVIVGGKNAEEHQRNLHAVLQRIQEYGFTIRPEKCSFAKHQLGYLGLLLDRHGIRPDPVKIAAIKNMPPPKDISGVRSFLGAINYYGKFVPNMRTLRYPLDELLKCSSSFNWTPECQQAFDKFKEILSSDLLLTHYDPKQEIIVSADASSVGVGATISHKFPDGKVKVIQHASRALTAAETGYSQPDREGLAIIYAVTKFHKFIFGRRFRLQTDHAPLLRIFGSKKGIPVYTANRLQRWALTLLNYDFSMEYVSTDKFGNADVLSRLIDQHAKPDEDFVVACTTLEEDLRSVAVNSVNCLPLSFSMVQQATKTDPVLRKVYRFVRDGWPTSKHDLRDNELRQFHDRQEGLSIVQECIMFGDRLVIPAVYRKRCLNQLHKGHPGVQRMKAIARSYVYWPGLDEEISSFVKACQHCASAARSPPKARPEPWPTTTAPWQRVHADYAGPLDGEFYLIVVDAYSKWPEIFPTRQITTKATINLLRTLFANKGMPELLVTDNGTQFKSAEFSQFCSENGVRHITTAPFHPQSNGQAERFVDTFKRAVRKIQEGEGTIKEALDLFLMTYRTTPNPNVPDKKSPAEAMYNRPLRTTMDLLRAPPEQVADQANSSQTRTFAPKDFVYAKVYSRNKWTWTPGTVVEKVGKVMYNIWLNDRRMIRSHINQLRARTGTIAKSPSSKQQLPINILLNEWKLSTASTPIVRASTSPPLGNVEPTSPTSIVGQPVASPASSSSSSTSTSSSSADFRSANDSSPAVRLPRRSSRNRRPPQWFQAYRRY; encoded by the coding sequence ATGGACGGGCAGCAGCATGTGGATCCGAGCCAGGGAAACGTTCCACCTGGTCGGAATCAGCATCCGAACGGACATCCACAgttccaccagcagcagcagctgcctcCTCAAGCTCCGCAAGGGCACAATCCGGGAAGCAGTCCGCCCGGTCAGCATACGCAGTATCGCCAGCAGCCGATTTACCCTCCAGGGATGTCGGCAGACAATGTCATCGTGCAAATCTTGCAacaactgcagcagcagcaggcagTCACGAACCAGCTTCTTCAACAACAGCGCGAATCCGCCCAGCAACAACAGGGGTTTCTGCAGCAGCAGGAAGCGCTTTTCCGGAATGCCATGGCTTCTATCAATGTCAGCGTTCCGCCAAATCCAGAAGCGATTCTGGACTCTTTAGCTGGTAACATCAAAGAGTTCCAGTTTGATCCTGAGAACCACTGCACCTTCGCTGCTTGGTTTGCGCGCTACGAAGATCTTTTCGCCAAGGATGCGCAGAGGCTCGATGACGATGCGAAGGTAAGGCTACTTTTGCGTCGCCTGGGAACCAACGAGCACTACAGGTATGTGAGCTACATACTTCCCAGTACGCCGAAGGACTTCACATTCGACGTCACAGTTCAGAAGCTCACAGCGCTGTTCGGGACCACGGAATCAACGGTGAAGAAACGCTACAGCACGCTCACCATCACTAAAGTCCCGACTGAAGATTATGTCACTTTTGCGTGTCGGGTGAACAAAATGTGCGTAGAGTTCGAGCTGACGAAGATGTCCGAGCAGCAATTTAAGTGTTTGATGTTCGTTTGCGGATTGAAGGGAGAATGCGATGCCGATGTACGAACCAGGTTGTTGGCGAAGATCGAGAGCAACGATGACGTCACCCTGGAAGCGATGATCGAGGAATGTCAGCGGCTCATTAATTTGAAGAACGACACAGCGATGATCGAAGGCCCATCGGGACAGGTGCAAGCAATCCAAAGAGGTCCACAGCATCAGAGTAAGTTCCGGAAGCGGTCAAACGAAAGGCGTAATGCTCCACGAGCACCAGATGAGCAGAAGAAGGTACCAGCCACTCCGTGCTGGAATTGCGGTGCGATGCATTTCTCAAACCACTGCAGTTTCCGGAATCACCGATGCACCGAATGCAGGCAGTTTGGCCATAAAGAGGGTTACTGCTCAAGTGCCAAGCGATCGTCCAAGCCAAGAAAGCAGCGTAGCGGAAAGTTCTCCACCAAGACCATCGCACTTACCGTCGGTAACGTACAGAGCAAGCGGCGATTTGTGCAGGTGGAAATCAACGGCGTACCTGTGCGTCTTCAGCTGGATACGGCGTCGGACATAACCATTGTGTCCGAGCAGGTCTGGAAGCAACTAGGCCAACCAACTGTGGTTCCAGCAACACAGATCGCCAAATCAGCATCTGGTGAACAACTCGATTTGGAACACGAATTCGCATGTGAGGTGTCTTTCAACGGGTTGGCCCAGCAGGGCCGCATTTTCGTCTCCAAGCGCTCGCTCAACTTACTGGGCATCGACTTCATCGATAAGTTCAACCTTTGGTCACTACCGATGGACAACTTTTGCAATCAGGTAAGCGGTGTGCCTGTTGATGCCAGTTCTTTGCAGAAAGCGTACCCCAAGCTGTTCAGCAACACGCTGGGCCTGTGCAACAAGGCCAAAATCAAGCTAGCTCTCAAGGAATCCTGCCGACCGATCTACCGCCCTCGCAGACCGGTTTCCTACGCCATGCTGCCAACAGTGGATCAAGAGCTCGACCGTCTGGAACGGTTGAACATCATTTCACCAGTGGACTACTCCGAATGGGCAGCGCCAATCGTGGTGGTCAGGAAGGCGAACGGCAGCATTCGCATTTGTGGAGATTACTCCACTGGACTGAACGAGCGACTCCAACCTCATCAATACCCGCTCCCCCTGCCACAGGATATCTATTCCAAGTTGGCGGGTTGCACGGTGTTCAGTACGATCGATCTGTCGGACGCGTTCCTTCAAATGGAGGTCGACGAAAGTTCCCGTAGCATGCTCACGATCAATACACACCGTGGCCTGTATCAGTATAATCGATTGCCACCCGGTGTAAAAGCTGCTCCAGGTGCATTCCAGCAAATGATAGACACCATGCTGGCCGGACTACCGGGTACATCTGGCTACTTGGACGATGTCATCGTCGGTGGCAAGAACGCCGAGGAGCACCAACGCAATCTTCACGCAGTTTTGCAGCGGATCCAAGAGTACGGATTCACTATACGTCCTGAAAAGTGCTCCTTTGCGAAACATCAGCTCGGGTACTTGGGTCTTCTGCTGGATCGCCATGGAATCCGCCCGGATCCTGTCAAGATCGCAGCAATCAAGAACATGCCACCACCGAAGGACATTAGCGGAGTTCGCTCTTTTCTAGGCGCTATAAATTATTATGGGAAATTCGTCCCAAATATGAGAACTCTTCGCTATCCGTTGGACGAGTTACTCAAATGCAGCTCATCGTTCAACTGGACCCCAGAATGCCAGCAGGCGTTCGACAAATTCAAGGAAATACTGTCCTCCGACCTCCTGCTCACCCATTATGACCCGAAGCAAGAAATAATAGTGTCCGCCGACGCGTCATCAGTTGGAGTTGGGGCAACTATAAGCCATAAGTTCCCTGACGGCAAAGTCAAAGTCATCCAGCACGCTTCCCGGGCACTGACAGCGGCGGAAACAGGATACTCCCAGCCGGATCGAGAGGGTCTAGCGATTATATATGCAGTAACAAAATTCCATAAGTTCATCTTTGGAAGAAGATTCCGGCTTCAAACAGACCATGCGCCGCTACTACGGATTTTCGGGTCCAAAAAGGGCATCCCGGTTTACACGGCCAACCGGCTCCAGCGCTGGGCCCTAACACTACTCAACTACGACTTCTCCATGGAATACGTCTCGACTGACAAGTTCGGGAATGCTGATGTGTTGTCCAGGCTCATCGACCAGCATGCCAAACCAGACGAGGATTTCGTCGTGGCCTGCACCACCTTGGAGGAAGATTTGAGGTCAGTAGCGGTCAATAGCGTAAATTGTTTGCCTCTCAGTTTCAGCATGGTCCAACAAGCAACCAAAACCGATCCAGTTCTTCGCAAAGTGTATCGTTTCGTCCGAGATGGTTGGCCCACATCGAAGCACGATCTACGGGACAACGAACTACGGCAATTCCACGACCGCCAAGAAGGGCTGTCGATCGTCCAAGAGTGCATTATGTTCGGGGACAGACTGGTGATCCCCGCAGTTTACCGGAAGAGGTGCTTGAATCAACTCCACAAGGGCCATCCGGGCGTGCAGCGGATGAAAGCCATTGCACGCAGCTATGTGTATTGGCCAGGATTGGATGAGGAAATATCCAGCTTCGTTAAGGCTTGTCAGCACTGTGCATCTGCAGCACGGTCTCCTCCAAAAGCTAGACCGGAACCGTGGCCAACTACAACCGCTCCATGGCAGCGTGTTCATGCTGACTATGCGGGCCCGTTGGATGGAGAGTTCTACCTCATCGTCGTTGATGCTTATAGCAAATGGCCAGAAATTTTTCCGACCCGCCAAATTACGACGAAAGCCACCATCAACCTGCTTCGCACGCTCTTCGCCAACAAAGGGATGCCAGAACTTCTCGTTACAGACAACGGCACCCAGTTCAAGAGCGCGGAGTTCAGCCAGTTTTGCAGCGAAAACGGTGTACGACACATCACCACGGCACCGTTTCACCCACAATCAAACGGCCAAGCCGAACGGTTTGTCGACACTTTCAAGCGAGCGGTTCGAAAAATCCAGGAAGGAGAAGGCACTATCAAGGAAGCACTTGACCTTTTCCTGATGACCTACCGCACTACACCCAATCCGAACGTGCCAGACAAGAAATCACCTGCAGAAGCAATGTACAATCGACCACTGCGAACAACCATGGATCTTCTTCGAGCACCACCCGAACAAGTAGCAGATCAAGCCAACTCGAGTCAAACCAGAACGTTCGCACCTAAGGATTTCGTGTACGCCAAAGTCTATTCACGTAACAAATGGACTTGGACGCCGGGTACCGTGGTCGAGAAAGTGGGCAAGGTGATGTACAACATCTGGTTGAATGACAGGAGGATGATTCGGTCCCACATAAACCAGCTTAGGGCCAGGACCGGGACCATAGCGAAGTCACCATCGTCAAAGCAACAGCTGCCAATCAACATCCTGTTGAATGAATGGAAATTGTCCACCGCTTCAACGCCTATAGTGCGGGCGTCCACATCACCACCGCTGGGAAATGTCGAACCGACGTCGCCAACGTCGATAGTGGGTCAGCCTGTGGCCTCCCCAGCATCCAGTAGTTCAAGCTCAACTTCAACTTCGTCTTCATCAGCGGACTTCCGATCTGCTAACGACTCGTCTCCTGCGGTCAGGCTACCTAGGCGCTCTTCTCGCAACCGAAGACCGCCTCAATGGTTCCAGGCGTACCGCAGATATTAA
- the LOC115268708 gene encoding serine/arginine repetitive matrix protein 5 → MATPMGYGTLLECPYNKSHRVQATAMARHLFKCRKMHPNIEFVTCPFNHAHKVAEPELKMHTATCEDRANFDMYKYCITTAAATHTSSEAQEPELIYNQEDPIAPQKVHDDDDECWDDLRIPAYNPQEYCAQAKIIRKATLKTPAEKRAFYEQEMKRHKELDVKIKQEKGEDIDEPRSSNGDRRRRSRSRSPPIRSRRRSRSPLAFRERSPLESQRPPRRRSRSSSRGSRRSIKRRSPSPSIAARSRRSRSNSRKSRSLSPLRDRKRRRSPSVERPRFLRASPPLVERPRLRRSPSPEIRRVVPRYSEYDRYMDRERYARYAYDRYDYPPTRPERYDAYVRYPHYDYSSRYPVRMERDTRRAISPRDRDDEEHIYRRDFRD, encoded by the coding sequence ATGGCTACCCCTATGGGATATGGAACGTTGTTGGAATGTCCATACAATAAGTCGCACCGTGTGCAAGCGACGGCCATGGCCCGGCATCTGTTCAAGTGTCGGAAGATGCATCCGAACATAGAGTTTGTGACGTGCCCTTTCAATCATGCCCACAAGGTGGCGGAGCCCGAGCTCAAAATGCACACGGCCACCTGCGAGGATCGGGCCAATTTCGATATGTACAAATACTGCATCACGACGGCGGCGGCAACGCACACGTCGTCCGAAGCGCAGGAACCGGAACTGATTTACAATCAGGAAGATCCGATTGCCCCGCAGAAGGTgcacgatgacgatgacgagtgTTGGGACGATTTGCGTATTCCGGCGTACAATCCGCAGGAGTACTGCGCCCAGGCAAAGATTATCCGAAAAGCCACTCTGAAGACGCCGGCCGAAAAGCGGGCTTTCTACGAACAGGAAATGAAACGTCACAAAGAGTTGGATGTTAAAATTAAGCAGGAAAAGGGGGAGGACATTGACGAACCGCGTAGTAGCAACGGTGATCGGAGACGGCGTTCGCGTTCTAGGTCGCCGCCGATTCGTTCGAGAAGGCGCTCTCGTTCGCCGCTGGCCTTCCGGGAGCGGTCTCCGCTTGAATCTCAACGTCCTCCTAGGAGGCGGTCTCGCTCGTCTTCCCGTGGGTCTCGTCGTTCGATCAAACGGCGCTCGCCTTCGCCGTCGATTGCCGCCCGTTCGCGTCGTTCTCGGTCAAATTCCCGGAAGTCGCGCTCTCTGTCCCCGCTTCGTGATCGCAAGCGGCGCCGTTCGCCGTCGGTCGAACGCCCTCGTTTTCTGAGGGCTTCACCACCGTTGGTTGAACGTCCCCGCTTAAGGCGGTCTCCATCGCCGGAAATTCGTCGCGTTGTTCCTCGCTATTCGGAATACGATCGGTACATGGACCGGGAGCGTTACGCGCGCTATGCTTACGATCGGTACGATTATCCGCCGACGCGGCCAGAACGCTACGATGCATACGTCCGTTATCCGCATTACGACTATTCGAGTCGCTACCCGGTACGCATGGAGCGAGACACGCGGAGGGCCATCTCGCCCCGGGATCGGGACGATGAAGAGCACATCTACCGCCGAGATTTTAGAGACTAG